A portion of the Pseudoxanthomonas sp. JBR18 genome contains these proteins:
- a CDS encoding lysophospholipid acyltransferase family protein has product MSTSTDNMDVQSSQASASLAWSVWNALQLLFTLTWTAAWISVALGLRLVGVPTERVLRMAARCWAPGLTFGAGARLVVEGGQDIDWSRPHLVVSNHQSVIDICVLYMAIPAPLRFLLKDEMLKVPFVNWYAKATGMLFLDRDSRRAGAIVRRQAAALLRRGQSLCLFPEGTRSRTGALAPFKAGLLQAAIDAGVPVVPVALDGCGKVLPATGLFRVRPGTIRVRIGTPIQVGQDEAALDRQALTQRAHEAVRHMLEPRI; this is encoded by the coding sequence ATGAGCACCTCGACCGACAACATGGATGTGCAGTCGTCGCAGGCCTCCGCCTCGCTGGCCTGGAGTGTCTGGAACGCCTTGCAGCTTCTTTTCACCCTGACGTGGACGGCCGCGTGGATCTCCGTGGCGCTGGGTCTGCGCCTGGTCGGGGTGCCCACCGAGCGCGTGCTGCGCATGGCCGCCCGCTGCTGGGCGCCAGGCCTGACCTTCGGCGCTGGGGCGCGGCTGGTGGTCGAAGGGGGACAGGACATCGACTGGTCCCGCCCGCATCTGGTGGTGTCCAATCACCAGTCGGTGATCGATATCTGCGTGCTGTACATGGCCATTCCGGCGCCGCTGCGCTTCCTGCTCAAGGACGAGATGCTCAAGGTGCCGTTCGTGAACTGGTACGCCAAGGCCACCGGGATGCTGTTTCTGGACCGCGACAGTCGCCGCGCCGGCGCCATCGTGCGCCGCCAGGCCGCCGCACTGCTGCGGCGCGGGCAGAGCCTGTGCCTGTTCCCTGAGGGCACGCGCAGCCGCACCGGTGCGTTGGCGCCGTTCAAGGCCGGCCTGCTGCAGGCGGCCATCGATGCCGGCGTCCCGGTGGTACCGGTAGCCCTGGACGGTTGCGGCAAGGTGCTGCCGGCCACGGGTCTGTTCCGGGTGCGTCCGGGCACGATCCGCGTGCGCATCGGCACGCCGATCCAGGTCGGGCAGGACGAGGCGGCCCTGGATCGCCAGGCCCTGACCCAGCGCGCCCACGAGGCTGTGCGCCACATGCTGGAACCGCGGATCTAG
- a CDS encoding ketosynthase, translating into MSRPTRPSEPVAPQADAAAPPWAVGVALLLAIAYSPLAHWANASGRSDLAVLAGAALVLMLLVEPMARLRPWAWGLAVLLLLALAPLWDSPHALVLLTAPPVVFTAWVAWFFGRSLLPGRQPLIGRIVEGLYAQAGHVLTTEQRRYTRRLTGAWALLLAAMTGLNLLFALCAVPGGVLAQLGSTPPLTIPDARASLFANLLGYGVIGGFFLGEYALRSRWFPVRPYRNFVDFVRQLARLGPGFWRDLLR; encoded by the coding sequence ATGTCCAGGCCAACAAGACCGTCTGAACCCGTCGCGCCGCAGGCCGATGCCGCCGCCCCGCCGTGGGCCGTCGGTGTCGCGCTGCTGCTGGCGATCGCCTACTCGCCGCTGGCCCACTGGGCCAACGCATCCGGCCGCAGCGACCTGGCCGTGCTGGCCGGCGCGGCGCTGGTGCTGATGCTGCTGGTCGAGCCGATGGCGCGCCTGCGCCCCTGGGCCTGGGGGCTGGCCGTGCTGTTGTTGCTGGCCCTGGCCCCGCTATGGGATTCCCCCCATGCGCTGGTCCTGCTGACGGCACCGCCGGTGGTGTTCACCGCCTGGGTGGCGTGGTTCTTCGGCCGCAGCCTGCTGCCCGGGCGGCAGCCGCTGATCGGGCGGATCGTCGAGGGCCTGTACGCCCAGGCCGGACACGTGCTCACCACCGAGCAGCGGCGCTACACCCGGCGCCTGACCGGCGCCTGGGCCTTGCTGCTGGCCGCCATGACCGGCTTGAACCTCCTGTTCGCCTTGTGTGCGGTGCCCGGGGGAGTCCTGGCCCAGCTGGGCAGCACACCACCGCTGACCATCCCCGATGCGCGCGCCTCGCTGTTCGCCAACCTGCTGGGGTATGGGGTGATCGGTGGGTTCTTCCTGGGGGAGTACGCCCTGCGCTCACGCTGGTTCCCGGTGCGTCCCTACCGCAACTTCGTGGATTTCGTGCGTCAGCTGGCCCGGCTGGGGCCGGGCTTCTGGCGCGACCTGCTGCGTTGA
- a CDS encoding phosphopantetheine-binding protein, with the protein MSAQTPEEHELAQLLVESLNLEDVDAGAIDPEAPLFNTGLGLDSIDALELALAIGKRYGFQLRSDSEDNQRIFASLRALSAHVQANKTV; encoded by the coding sequence ATGTCCGCGCAAACGCCCGAAGAACACGAACTGGCCCAGCTGCTCGTCGAGAGCCTGAACCTGGAGGACGTGGACGCTGGCGCGATCGACCCGGAGGCCCCGCTGTTCAACACCGGCCTGGGCCTGGACTCGATCGATGCACTGGAGCTGGCCCTGGCCATCGGCAAGCGCTACGGCTTCCAGCTGCGTTCGGACAGCGAGGACAACCAGCGTATTTTCGCCTCGCTGCGCGCGTTGTCGGCGCATGTCCAGGCCAACAAGACCGTCTGA
- a CDS encoding nuclear transport factor 2 family protein: MSQSSSRPPLPPFSRESAIEKVRLAEDGWNSRDPHKVAQAYTPDTSWRNRAEFIEGRAQVEAFLSRKWAKELDYRLIKELWAFESHRIAVRYAYEWHDDSGNWFRSYGNENWEFEDSGLMARRYSCINDLPIAEAERKFHWPLGRRPDDHAGLSALGL; this comes from the coding sequence ATGTCCCAGTCCTCGTCACGCCCTCCGTTGCCTCCGTTCAGCCGGGAATCGGCCATCGAGAAGGTCCGACTGGCCGAGGATGGCTGGAACAGCCGCGATCCGCACAAGGTCGCGCAGGCCTATACGCCGGACACCTCATGGCGCAATCGCGCCGAATTCATCGAGGGCCGCGCGCAGGTCGAGGCGTTTCTTTCCCGCAAGTGGGCCAAGGAGCTGGATTACCGCCTGATCAAGGAGCTGTGGGCGTTCGAAAGCCATCGCATTGCGGTGCGCTACGCCTACGAGTGGCATGACGACTCGGGCAACTGGTTCCGTTCCTACGGCAATGAGAACTGGGAGTTCGAGGACAGCGGATTGATGGCGCGTCGTTATTCATGCATCAACGACCTGCCCATCGCCGAAGCCGAGCGGAAATTCCACTGGCCGCTAGGGCGCCGACCGGACGATCATGCAGGCCTGAGCGCATTGGGGCTGTAG
- a CDS encoding NAD(P)/FAD-dependent oxidoreductase, producing MTPAAAVISPPADPVRARTEDAPAASAALDATPDVLIVGGGPAGSTAAILLARQGWKVTLLEKDAHPRFHIGESLLPMTMPLLERLGVLEQVRAIGTLKLGADFPKDGGGYNTFRFSRALEAKADFALQVPRADFDRILFEQARAEGVDAHERTAVTGVAFEGEQPVVSVRQGEQVHTLRPQWLLDASGRDALLGSKLKLKRKNPHHQSAAVFSHYTGVARRPGEDAGNISIYRHRHGWMWLIPLPNDVMSVGAVCFPDYLKTRQGDLGRFLDQTLALNEEVATRMAGATRCAPVHATGNYAYECTQMSGARWLLLGDAYAFVDPMFSSGVFLAMHSAERGAQMVDAALRAPARAPRLRRQLQRHLDAGLDEFKWFIYRFTSPTMRHLFANPRDVLDVESAVVAMLAGDVFEAPRVTRRLRVFRAIYAAHVLIMVPQALRAWRRRRRQRVEGFDGETLQPGAEGSA from the coding sequence ATGACCCCCGCCGCCGCCGTGATTTCCCCGCCCGCCGATCCCGTGCGCGCGCGGACGGAAGACGCCCCGGCCGCTTCCGCGGCACTCGACGCCACGCCCGATGTGTTGATTGTCGGCGGCGGCCCCGCCGGCAGCACCGCGGCCATCCTGCTGGCCCGCCAGGGCTGGAAGGTCACCCTGTTGGAGAAGGACGCCCACCCGCGGTTCCATATCGGCGAATCGCTGCTGCCCATGACCATGCCCCTGCTCGAACGCCTTGGCGTGCTGGAGCAGGTGCGCGCCATCGGCACGCTCAAGCTGGGCGCGGATTTCCCCAAGGACGGCGGCGGCTACAACACCTTCCGTTTTTCGCGGGCGCTGGAGGCCAAGGCCGACTTCGCGCTGCAGGTGCCGCGCGCGGACTTCGACCGGATCCTGTTCGAGCAGGCCCGGGCCGAAGGCGTGGACGCGCATGAGCGCACTGCGGTCACCGGTGTGGCCTTCGAAGGCGAGCAGCCGGTGGTGAGCGTGCGCCAGGGAGAGCAGGTGCACACGCTGCGCCCGCAGTGGCTGCTGGACGCCAGCGGTCGCGACGCCTTGCTGGGCAGCAAGCTCAAGCTCAAACGCAAGAACCCCCACCACCAGTCCGCCGCCGTGTTCAGCCACTACACCGGCGTGGCGCGCCGGCCCGGCGAGGACGCCGGCAACATCAGCATCTACCGCCACCGGCATGGCTGGATGTGGCTGATCCCGCTGCCCAATGATGTGATGAGCGTCGGTGCGGTGTGCTTTCCCGATTACCTCAAGACCCGCCAGGGCGACCTGGGCCGGTTCCTCGATCAGACCCTGGCGCTCAACGAGGAAGTCGCCACGCGCATGGCAGGCGCGACCCGCTGCGCGCCGGTCCACGCCACCGGCAACTACGCCTACGAGTGCACGCAGATGAGCGGTGCGCGCTGGCTGCTGCTGGGCGATGCCTATGCCTTCGTGGACCCGATGTTCTCCTCGGGGGTGTTCCTGGCCATGCACAGCGCCGAACGTGGCGCGCAGATGGTCGATGCGGCGCTGCGCGCGCCGGCGCGGGCACCGCGCCTGCGCCGGCAGCTGCAGCGCCATCTGGACGCCGGGCTGGACGAGTTCAAGTGGTTCATCTACCGCTTCACCTCGCCGACGATGCGCCACCTGTTCGCCAATCCGCGCGACGTGCTGGACGTGGAGTCGGCAGTAGTGGCGATGCTGGCCGGCGACGTGTTCGAGGCGCCGCGCGTCACCCGGCGCCTGCGCGTGTTTCGCGCCATCTACGCCGCGCACGTGTTGATCATGGTGCCGCAGGCGCTGCGCGCCTGGCGCCGCCGCCGGCGCCAGCGCGTCGAGGGCTTCGACGGCGAAACCCTGCAACCAGGCGCGGAGGGCAGCGCGTGA
- a CDS encoding pteridine-dependent deoxygenase has protein sequence MSRPLPTLAPTRLTVDYVDAAQLSALLADAQVLAVFGFGPDAPGSDDPRYLRVPLAPHGTAPLEVWRGSRPVTCGREGAVAWASDGRLQFGAIELDEVEDDIEAAGEQAYALLSQFVPASDTPHLLRVWNYLDAITEGEGDTERYRRFCVGRARGLGQFDTGQLPAATAIGRIDGVRRLQVYWLACDTPGTPVENPRQVSAYRYPRQYGPQPPSFARAMLPPPGVETPLLLSGTAAVVGHQTLHPESTEAQLTETFANFDSLIASARRHRPALPAQFDAGSRLKVYVRDADELSQVAAMLEARMSADVPRLLLHAVVCRRDLRIEIDGVHGA, from the coding sequence GTGAGTCGTCCATTGCCAACGCTCGCGCCGACGCGCCTGACCGTGGACTACGTCGACGCCGCGCAGCTGTCGGCCCTGCTGGCCGATGCCCAGGTGCTGGCCGTGTTCGGCTTCGGCCCCGACGCGCCCGGCAGTGACGATCCGCGCTATCTGCGCGTCCCCCTGGCGCCGCACGGCACCGCCCCGCTGGAAGTCTGGCGTGGGTCGCGGCCGGTCACCTGTGGCCGCGAGGGCGCCGTGGCCTGGGCCAGCGATGGCCGGCTGCAGTTCGGCGCGATCGAACTGGACGAGGTCGAGGACGACATCGAGGCCGCAGGTGAACAGGCCTACGCGCTGCTTTCGCAATTCGTGCCGGCCAGCGATACCCCACACCTGCTGCGCGTGTGGAACTACCTGGATGCGATCACCGAGGGCGAGGGCGACACCGAGCGCTACCGGCGCTTTTGCGTGGGCCGCGCGCGCGGACTGGGACAGTTCGATACCGGCCAGCTGCCGGCGGCCACGGCCATCGGCCGGATCGACGGCGTGCGCCGCCTGCAGGTGTACTGGTTGGCCTGCGACACGCCCGGCACGCCGGTGGAGAACCCGCGCCAGGTCAGCGCCTACCGCTATCCGCGCCAGTACGGCCCGCAGCCGCCCAGCTTCGCCCGCGCGATGCTGCCGCCGCCGGGCGTGGAGACCCCGTTGCTGCTTTCGGGCACCGCCGCGGTGGTCGGCCACCAGACCTTGCACCCGGAGTCCACCGAGGCGCAGCTGACCGAAACCTTCGCCAATTTCGACAGCCTGATCGCCAGTGCCCGGCGCCATCGCCCCGCGCTGCCGGCGCAATTCGATGCCGGCAGCCGCCTGAAGGTCTACGTGCGCGATGCCGACGAGCTGTCGCAGGTCGCCGCGATGCTGGAGGCGCGCATGTCCGCCGATGTCCCGCGTCTGCTGCTGCACGCGGTGGTCTGCCGCCGCGATCTGCGCATCGAGATCGACGGCGTCCACGGCGCCTGA
- a CDS encoding AMP-binding protein has product MSAVIESSPRPAGRCALGSGAPDRVIARCAGRDLSLATFHAHVRGLALRLPAGRHAVNLCEDRYRFMVALCAVALRGQVTLLPPSRAPAVVRDLMARQPATYALGDQALEVEPPHYWRLPDVLEQADGPPPQVDQDAVFAVAFTSGSTGTPKAFPKTLAQFRASTDQLVASLADLCAGAAPSLVATVPPQHMFGLEQSVLVPLLTEATAHGGRPFFPQDVARALEQMPAPRLLITTPVHLRALVESGVRLPPIAGCVSATAPLEPALAAAAEARFGGQVREVFGSTETCIFATRRTAHERAWMPLPGVSVQPQPDGTCVDAPHLHQPVVLADLTEVLPDGRFVLHGRQADLLEIAGKRASLGDLTRRLLAVPGVRDGVVVQLDTPGKVRRIAALVVALGLSEGDVLSSLRESMDPVFLPRRVRFVDTLPRNETGKLPRADLLRLLGE; this is encoded by the coding sequence ATGTCAGCCGTCATCGAATCATCGCCCCGCCCGGCAGGACGCTGCGCGCTGGGCAGCGGCGCCCCGGACCGGGTCATCGCCCGCTGCGCCGGCCGCGACCTCTCCCTGGCGACCTTCCACGCGCACGTCCGTGGCTTGGCCCTGCGGCTGCCGGCCGGTCGTCATGCGGTCAATCTGTGCGAGGACCGCTACCGGTTCATGGTTGCCCTGTGCGCGGTGGCGCTGCGTGGTCAGGTCACCCTGCTGCCGCCTTCGCGCGCGCCGGCAGTGGTCCGTGACCTGATGGCCCGGCAGCCGGCCACTTATGCGTTGGGCGACCAGGCGCTGGAGGTCGAACCGCCGCACTACTGGCGCCTGCCCGACGTCCTGGAGCAGGCCGACGGCCCGCCGCCGCAGGTCGACCAGGACGCGGTGTTCGCCGTCGCCTTCACCTCCGGCAGCACCGGCACCCCCAAGGCGTTCCCCAAGACCCTGGCCCAGTTCCGCGCCAGCACCGATCAGTTGGTCGCGTCCCTGGCCGACCTGTGCGCAGGTGCGGCGCCGAGCCTGGTGGCCACGGTGCCGCCGCAGCACATGTTCGGCCTGGAGCAGTCGGTGCTGGTGCCGCTGCTGACCGAGGCGACCGCGCATGGCGGGCGCCCGTTCTTCCCCCAGGACGTGGCCCGCGCGCTGGAGCAGATGCCCGCGCCGCGGCTGCTGATCACCACCCCGGTGCACCTGCGTGCGCTGGTCGAGTCAGGCGTGAGGCTGCCGCCGATCGCCGGCTGCGTGTCGGCCACCGCGCCGTTGGAACCGGCACTGGCGGCGGCGGCCGAGGCGCGCTTCGGCGGGCAGGTGCGGGAGGTCTTCGGTTCGACCGAGACCTGCATCTTCGCCACGCGCCGCACCGCGCACGAGCGCGCCTGGATGCCCTTGCCCGGGGTGAGCGTGCAGCCGCAACCGGACGGGACCTGTGTCGATGCGCCGCACCTGCACCAGCCGGTGGTCCTGGCCGACCTGACCGAAGTGTTGCCCGACGGGCGCTTCGTCCTGCACGGGCGCCAGGCCGACCTGCTGGAGATTGCCGGCAAGCGCGCTTCGCTGGGGGACCTCACCCGGCGCCTGCTTGCGGTGCCCGGCGTGCGCGATGGCGTGGTGGTGCAGCTGGACACGCCTGGCAAGGTGCGTCGCATCGCCGCGCTGGTGGTCGCGCTGGGCCTGTCCGAAGGCGATGTGCTCTCATCCCTGCGCGAATCCATGGACCCGGTGTTCCTGCCGCGCCGCGTGCGCTTCGTCGACACCCTGCCGCGCAACGAGACCGGCAAGCTCCCGCGTGCGGACCTGCTGCGGTTGCTGGGCGAATAA
- a CDS encoding AMP-binding protein has translation MGAGPLDRIIARSGGQAIDLATFHAHVRALAAQLPAGRHAVNLCEDRYRFLVAFCAVALRGQVTLLPSSRAPAVVADVMGRHADCYALGDTDIASAPPGYWRLPETFAQADGPVPEVPEDAVVCIGFTSGSTGAPKPFPKTLAAFRTSNAQNLSAVADLWGDATPSLVATVPPQHMYGMEMSVVMPLMSDACVHGGKPFFPQDVASALADMPAPRVLVTTPVHLRALVESGVSLPPIAGYVSATAPLEPALAQAAEARFGGELRETFGSTETCIFAKRRTALDTAWTPLPGVWVQPQPDGTLVHARHLPQPVALADLMEVEPDGRFHLRGRQADLLEIAGKRASLGDLTRRLLAVDGVRDGAVLQLDADEMGVRRIAALVVAPDLTEAALLAQLRTAMDPVFLPRRIRFVAALPRGETGKLPRDAALRLLQA, from the coding sequence CTGGGCGCAGGCCCACTGGACCGCATCATCGCCCGCAGCGGCGGGCAGGCCATCGACCTGGCCACCTTCCACGCCCACGTCCGGGCGCTGGCCGCGCAGCTGCCGGCCGGGCGCCACGCGGTCAACCTGTGCGAGGACCGCTACCGATTCCTGGTGGCCTTCTGCGCGGTGGCCCTGCGCGGGCAGGTGACCCTGCTGCCGTCCTCGCGCGCGCCGGCCGTGGTGGCCGACGTGATGGGCCGTCACGCGGATTGCTATGCGCTGGGCGATACCGACATCGCATCGGCGCCGCCGGGCTACTGGCGCTTGCCGGAGACCTTCGCCCAGGCCGACGGCCCGGTGCCGGAAGTGCCCGAGGACGCGGTGGTGTGCATCGGCTTCACCTCCGGCAGCACCGGCGCGCCCAAGCCCTTTCCCAAGACGCTGGCGGCCTTCCGCACCAGCAACGCGCAGAACCTCAGCGCCGTGGCCGACCTGTGGGGCGATGCCACGCCCAGCCTGGTGGCCACCGTACCGCCGCAGCACATGTACGGCATGGAGATGTCGGTGGTCATGCCGCTGATGAGCGATGCCTGCGTGCACGGCGGCAAGCCCTTCTTCCCGCAGGACGTGGCCAGCGCACTGGCCGACATGCCCGCCCCGCGCGTGCTGGTGACCACGCCGGTGCATCTGCGCGCACTGGTCGAATCGGGCGTGTCGCTGCCGCCCATCGCCGGTTATGTCTCGGCCACCGCGCCGCTGGAGCCGGCGCTGGCGCAGGCGGCCGAGGCGCGCTTCGGCGGCGAGCTGCGCGAGACCTTTGGTTCGACCGAGACCTGCATCTTCGCCAAGCGCCGCACCGCGCTGGACACGGCCTGGACGCCGCTGCCCGGTGTGTGGGTGCAGCCGCAGCCGGACGGCACCTTGGTGCACGCTCGCCACCTGCCGCAGCCGGTGGCGCTGGCCGACCTGATGGAGGTCGAGCCCGACGGCCGCTTCCACCTGCGTGGGCGCCAGGCCGACCTGCTGGAGATCGCCGGCAAGCGCGCCTCGCTGGGCGACCTGACCCGGCGCCTGCTGGCGGTGGATGGCGTGCGTGATGGCGCGGTGCTGCAGCTGGACGCCGACGAGATGGGCGTGCGCCGCATCGCCGCGCTGGTGGTGGCGCCGGACCTGACCGAGGCCGCGCTGTTGGCCCAGCTGCGCACGGCGATGGATCCGGTGTTCCTGCCCCGGCGTATCCGCTTCGTCGCCGCGCTGCCGCGCGGGGAGACCGGCAAGCTGCCGCGCGATGCCGCGCTGCGCCTGCTGCAAGCTTGA
- a CDS encoding S9 family peptidase — MRLTATVLSCLLFAPAALAQTTPATPLTIEQVMADLDWVGPPVEDARWTWDSRAVEYDLKRNGTPIRDTFRQEIAGGAAARVADDARDTLGAPGAVYDAKRQHQAFVRNGDIFVRNLRSGALVQVTRTLEPERAPQFASDGGLVWRVDNQWYRWNGTSVAQAAQVKAVDDPDKDPAEDLLREHQLSTLTTLAHDRDMRELARKQDERLRKADPTRAPAPIYLGKDVEIEQTALSPDGRWLLVVTQKKGAEAGEAGKVPHYVTESGYAEEQEARTLVGRNSPIPQALWLADMTTGTVKPLSFDTLPGIGTDPLADLRKAAGKEALKGNRAVRVESDGDGDGAAIHWSEDSRNVAVLLRATDNKDRWIAGVDLAAARLQVRDRLTDPGWINWSFNDFGWMPDNQTLWLLSEASGYSQLYTQRGGDRPKALTSGEWEVSAPALSADGSAFYFLCNRAAPGRYEVCRVGTDGGKISEVTALGGGVEGFTQSPDGRSLLVDYSASYLPTQLAVVPANGGAAKVLTDTRSAAFKAVDWIKPELVQVPSEHGAGTIWGKYYAPAHLVPGKHYPIVMFVHGAGYLQNAIAGYPPYPREQMFHNLLVQKGYIVLDLDYRGSAGYGRDWRTAIYRNMGHPELEDYLDGLDWLVANHQGDRDRAGIYGGSYGGFMTYMALFRAPGVFKAGAALRPVADWTQYNHEYTSNILNTPDIDPQAYKTSSPIEYAAGLQDRLLIAHGMIDDNVFFKDSVDMTQKLIELHKDHWSIAPYPMERHGFTRADSWLDEYKRVMRLFDDTLKPVP, encoded by the coding sequence ATGCGCCTGACCGCCACCGTCCTGTCCTGCCTGCTGTTCGCGCCCGCCGCCCTGGCCCAGACCACGCCCGCCACCCCGCTCACCATCGAGCAGGTGATGGCCGACCTGGACTGGGTCGGTCCGCCGGTCGAGGACGCACGCTGGACCTGGGACAGCCGCGCGGTGGAGTACGACCTCAAGCGCAACGGCACCCCGATCCGCGACACCTTCCGCCAGGAAATCGCCGGCGGCGCGGCGGCGCGGGTGGCCGACGACGCCCGCGACACCCTGGGCGCGCCCGGCGCGGTCTACGACGCCAAGCGCCAGCACCAGGCCTTCGTGCGCAATGGCGACATCTTCGTGCGCAACCTGCGCAGCGGCGCGCTGGTTCAGGTCACCCGCACCCTGGAACCCGAGCGCGCCCCGCAGTTCGCCAGCGACGGCGGCCTGGTCTGGCGCGTGGACAACCAGTGGTACCGCTGGAACGGCACCAGCGTGGCCCAGGCCGCCCAGGTCAAGGCCGTGGACGACCCAGACAAGGACCCGGCCGAGGACCTGCTGCGCGAACACCAGCTGTCGACCCTGACCACCCTGGCCCACGACCGCGACATGCGCGAGCTGGCCCGCAAGCAGGACGAGCGCCTGCGCAAGGCCGACCCGACCCGGGCCCCGGCGCCGATCTACCTGGGCAAGGACGTGGAGATCGAGCAGACCGCGCTCTCCCCCGACGGCCGCTGGCTGCTGGTGGTCACCCAGAAGAAGGGGGCCGAGGCCGGCGAAGCCGGCAAGGTGCCCCACTACGTCACCGAGTCCGGCTACGCCGAGGAACAGGAGGCCCGCACCCTGGTCGGCCGCAACTCGCCGATCCCGCAGGCGCTGTGGCTGGCCGACATGACCACCGGGACGGTCAAGCCGCTGTCCTTCGACACCCTGCCCGGCATCGGCACCGATCCGCTGGCCGACCTGCGCAAGGCGGCCGGCAAGGAGGCGCTGAAGGGCAACCGCGCCGTGCGCGTGGAAAGCGACGGTGATGGCGACGGCGCGGCGATCCACTGGAGCGAGGATTCGCGCAACGTCGCGGTGCTGCTGCGCGCCACCGACAACAAGGACCGCTGGATCGCTGGGGTCGACCTGGCCGCCGCGCGCCTGCAGGTGCGCGACCGGCTGACCGATCCGGGCTGGATCAACTGGAGCTTCAACGACTTCGGCTGGATGCCCGACAACCAGACCCTGTGGCTGCTGTCCGAGGCCAGCGGCTATTCGCAGCTCTACACCCAGCGAGGGGGCGACCGGCCCAAGGCGCTGACCTCCGGCGAGTGGGAGGTCTCCGCACCGGCGCTGTCGGCCGATGGCAGCGCGTTCTATTTCCTGTGCAACCGCGCCGCGCCCGGACGCTACGAGGTGTGCCGGGTCGGCACCGACGGCGGCAAGATCAGCGAGGTCACCGCGCTGGGCGGCGGGGTGGAAGGCTTCACCCAATCACCCGACGGGCGCAGCCTGCTGGTCGACTATTCGGCCAGCTACCTGCCCACCCAGCTGGCGGTCGTCCCGGCCAATGGCGGCGCCGCCAAGGTCCTCACCGACACCCGCAGCGCGGCGTTCAAGGCGGTGGACTGGATCAAGCCCGAGTTGGTGCAGGTGCCATCCGAACATGGCGCGGGCACGATCTGGGGCAAGTACTACGCGCCCGCGCACCTGGTGCCCGGCAAGCACTACCCGATCGTGATGTTCGTCCACGGCGCCGGCTACCTGCAGAACGCCATCGCCGGCTATCCGCCCTATCCGCGCGAGCAGATGTTCCACAACCTGCTGGTGCAGAAGGGTTACATCGTGCTGGACCTGGATTACCGCGGCAGCGCCGGCTACGGTCGCGACTGGCGCACGGCGATCTACCGCAACATGGGCCACCCGGAGCTGGAGGACTATCTGGACGGCCTGGACTGGCTGGTCGCCAACCATCAGGGCGACCGCGACCGCGCCGGCATCTACGGCGGCAGCTACGGCGGCTTCATGACCTACATGGCGCTATTCCGCGCACCGGGCGTGTTCAAGGCCGGCGCCGCGCTGCGCCCGGTGGCCGACTGGACCCAGTACAACCACGAGTACACGTCCAACATCCTCAACACGCCGGACATCGATCCGCAGGCCTACAAGACCTCCTCGCCGATCGAGTACGCCGCCGGCCTGCAGGACCGCCTGCTGATCGCCCACGGCATGATCGACGACAACGTGTTCTTCAAGGACTCGGTGGACATGACCCAGAAGCTGATCGAGCTGCACAAGGATCACTGGTCGATCGCACCCTACCCGATGGAGCGCCACGGCTTCACCCGCGCCGACTCCTGGCTGGACGAGTACAAGCGCGTCATGCGCCTGTTCGACGACACCCTCAAGCCGGTCCCCTGA
- the hemF gene encoding oxygen-dependent coproporphyrinogen oxidase gives MPDIDTVRDYLTGLQDRICAAIEATDGQACFQEDAWTRGEGGGTPGASDTGPSLGGDRARPPASRDTGPSLGGGGRTRILRDGAVFEQAGIGFSDVSGNRLPPSATATRPELAGASWRAVGVSLVFHPRNPHIPTTHANVRHFRAERDGQTVAWWFGGGFDLTPFYPVDEDVLHWHRTARALCEPFGGQSRYEAHKRWCDEYFFIKHRNETRGVGGLFFDDLHGDFENEFGYLRAVGDGFLDAYLPIVQARKDTPYTDEQRAFQLYRRGRYVEFNLVYDRGTLFGLQSGGRAESILMSLPPLVRWEYGYTPETQSAEARLADYLVPRDWLADSTAD, from the coding sequence ATCCCCGACATCGACACAGTTCGCGATTACCTGACCGGGCTGCAAGACCGCATCTGCGCGGCCATTGAGGCCACCGACGGCCAGGCGTGCTTCCAGGAGGACGCCTGGACACGCGGCGAAGGCGGCGGCACCCCCGGCGCCTCCGACACTGGCCCGTCCCTGGGCGGCGATCGCGCCCGGCCTCCTGCCTCCCGCGACACTGGCCCGTCCCTGGGCGGCGGTGGGCGCACCCGCATCCTGCGCGATGGCGCAGTGTTCGAGCAGGCCGGCATCGGCTTTTCCGATGTCTCCGGCAACCGCCTGCCGCCCTCGGCCACCGCCACCCGGCCCGAACTGGCCGGCGCGTCCTGGCGCGCGGTCGGCGTGTCGCTGGTGTTCCACCCTCGCAATCCGCACATCCCGACCACGCACGCCAACGTCCGCCACTTTCGCGCCGAGCGCGACGGCCAGACCGTGGCCTGGTGGTTCGGCGGGGGCTTCGACCTGACCCCCTTCTATCCGGTCGATGAGGACGTCCTGCACTGGCACCGCACCGCGCGCGCGCTGTGCGAGCCGTTCGGCGGCCAGTCGCGCTACGAGGCGCACAAGCGCTGGTGCGACGAGTATTTCTTCATCAAGCACCGCAACGAGACCCGCGGCGTAGGCGGGCTGTTCTTCGACGACCTGCATGGCGACTTCGAGAACGAGTTCGGCTACCTGCGCGCGGTCGGCGACGGGTTCCTCGACGCGTATCTGCCCATCGTCCAGGCGCGCAAGGACACGCCGTACACGGACGAGCAGCGCGCGTTCCAGCTGTACCGGCGCGGGCGCTACGTGGAGTTCAATCTGGTCTACGACCGCGGCACGCTGTTCGGTCTGCAGAGCGGCGGGCGCGCCGAATCCATCCTGATGAGCCTGCCTCCCCTGGTGCGCTGGGAATACGGCTACACGCCCGAGACGCAGAGCGCCGAGGCGCGGCTGGCCGACTATCTGGTGCCGCGCGACTGGCTGGCGGACAGCACGGCCGACTGA